A single genomic interval of bacterium Unc6 harbors:
- a CDS encoding 4-hydroxythreonine-4-phosphate dehydrogenase PdxA, whose amino-acid sequence MQMKKYRIVISMGDPAGVGPEIIVKAACIEKIRCIADWIIVGDKKILELAAKRCRLNLSQDIKIFDLKNININTYKRGVESSEYGKASIDYIQESVKIIKQKKADALVTAPVNKHSINKAGFPYFSGHTEYLAHLTSTKQVWMMLVGGPLRVVLVTTHCALRDVPDNLSRKKIKDAILATDKALKQFFGIAFPCIGVCGLNPHASDKGIFGDEEKRLIIPVVKELKKSIKNLQGPVSADALFYKAYKHKLDAIVAMYHDQGLVALKMIAFETGVNITLGLPFIRTSPDHGTAMDIAEKYIASPSSFICAMKIAVDIIKRKNA is encoded by the coding sequence TTGCAAATGAAAAAATACAGGATTGTTATTTCAATGGGCGACCCGGCAGGGGTAGGACCTGAGATAATAGTAAAGGCTGCCTGCATAGAAAAAATACGGTGTATTGCTGACTGGATAATTGTCGGGGATAAAAAAATTCTTGAACTTGCTGCAAAAAGGTGTAGGTTAAACCTTTCACAGGATATAAAAATTTTTGATTTAAAAAATATCAATATAAATACATACAAAAGAGGGGTAGAATCATCAGAATACGGAAAGGCTTCTATAGACTATATACAGGAGTCCGTTAAAATTATTAAGCAGAAGAAGGCAGATGCACTTGTTACTGCTCCTGTAAATAAACATTCCATAAATAAAGCGGGCTTTCCTTATTTTAGCGGTCATACCGAATACCTTGCACATCTGACCTCCACAAAACAGGTATGGATGATGCTCGTTGGTGGACCTTTAAGGGTTGTGCTTGTTACAACACACTGTGCACTAAGAGATGTACCGGATAACCTTTCAAGAAAAAAAATAAAAGATGCAATATTAGCAACCGATAAAGCGCTTAAACAGTTTTTTGGCATTGCTTTTCCTTGTATCGGTGTTTGCGGTCTTAATCCGCACGCATCGGATAAGGGCATATTCGGAGATGAAGAAAAAAGGCTTATAATCCCTGTTGTTAAAGAATTAAAAAAAAGTATAAAAAATCTTCAGGGTCCTGTTTCAGCAGATGCTCTGTTTTACAAGGCATATAAACATAAGTTAGATGCAATTGTTGCTATGTATCATGACCAGGGACTTGTTGCACTGAAAATGATTGCATTTGAAACAGGCGTGAACATCACACTGGGGCTTCCATTCATAAGAACATCACCTGACCATGGGACTGCAATGGATATTGCAGAAAAGTACATTGCAAGCCCTTCTTCTTTTATT
- a CDS encoding site-specific DNA-methyltransferase, translating to MNPKEYLNKIIQGDALTVLKSLPDEVVDVGVTSPPYNKGENKKGWLVKNVKYSGVTDKLPEDEYQKNQIVVLNEIFRITKPGGSFFYNHKIRWERGEMFHPVDWLRKTKWLIRQEIIWDRMIAANIRGWRFWQVEERIYWLYKPKEKKLIGEELKPKHALLTSIWRFSPERKNPHPAPFPLALPIRAISSTMDEKKGVVLDPYCGSGTTLIAAKILRCDYIGIEISEEYIKFIENRLKNYESELKFVKEEMSKHIVIKTFKERKEKGEFTGRYSPKKRHQNALRQKKLQFIIT from the coding sequence ATGAACCCAAAAGAATATTTAAATAAAATAATTCAAGGGGATGCTTTAACTGTTTTAAAGAGTCTACCTGATGAAGTTGTTGATGTTGGAGTAACATCACCACCATACAATAAAGGCGAAAACAAGAAAGGTTGGTTGGTAAAAAATGTAAAGTATTCAGGAGTGACTGATAAATTGCCCGAAGATGAATACCAAAAAAATCAAATAGTGGTATTGAATGAAATTTTTAGAATTACTAAACCTGGTGGGTCATTTTTCTACAATCATAAAATAAGGTGGGAAAGGGGTGAGATGTTTCATCCTGTAGATTGGTTGAGAAAAACAAAATGGCTAATCAGGCAAGAAATAATTTGGGATAGAATGATTGCGGCTAATATCAGGGGATGGAGATTCTGGCAGGTAGAAGAAAGAATATACTGGCTTTACAAACCGAAAGAAAAGAAATTAATAGGTGAAGAATTAAAACCTAAACATGCATTATTAACATCAATCTGGCGATTTTCCCCTGAACGAAAAAATCCTCATCCTGCTCCTTTCCCTTTAGCATTACCTATTAGAGCAATTTCTTCAACAATGGATGAAAAAAAAGGAGTAGTGCTTGATCCTTATTGCGGAAGCGGAACAACTTTAATAGCAGCAAAAATATTGAGGTGCGATTATATTGGTATAGAAATCTCTGAAGAATATATTAAATTTATAGAAAATAGGTTAAAGAATTATGAAAGCGAGTTAAAATTTGTTAAAGAAGAGATGTCCAAACATATTGTAATAAAAACTTTCAAAGAAAGAAAAGAGAAGGGTGAATTTACAGGAAGATATAGTCCTAAAAAAAGGCATCAGAATGCTTTGCGACAGAAAAAACTTCAGTTTATTATAACCTAA
- a CDS encoding aspartate carbamoyltransferase → MAKWRRKDLLGLEELSPDEIELILQAADSFKEVSLRQIKKVPALKGLTIVNLFFESSTRTRISFELAEKRLSADTINFFSSTSSVNKGETLIDTVKNIEAMKIDLIVIRHPSCGSAKMVASVLKQGVINAGDGSHEHPTQGLLDIYTIKEKKGRVKGLNISIVGDIEHSRVARSNIWGLTKLGANVTVCGPSTLIPCDIQKMGVCLTNSLEQAVRNADVVNMLRIQTERQGMGLFPSIREYQRFFGLDTEKLQKWAKPDILIMHPGPVNRGIELTSDVVDGKYSVILEQVTNGVAVRMAVLFLIAGVR, encoded by the coding sequence ATGGCAAAATGGAGAAGGAAAGACCTTCTGGGGCTTGAAGAATTAAGTCCTGATGAGATAGAACTTATTTTACAGGCAGCAGATTCCTTCAAAGAGGTTTCACTAAGACAGATTAAAAAAGTTCCAGCCTTGAAAGGATTGACAATTGTAAATCTTTTTTTTGAATCAAGCACAAGAACAAGAATATCATTTGAACTTGCAGAAAAAAGGTTAAGCGCAGATACAATAAATTTTTTTTCCTCAACATCAAGTGTAAATAAGGGTGAAACACTCATAGATACCGTAAAAAATATTGAGGCTATGAAAATAGACCTTATTGTAATAAGACATCCATCCTGTGGTTCGGCAAAGATGGTTGCAAGTGTACTTAAACAAGGGGTGATAAATGCAGGAGATGGTTCGCATGAACATCCGACACAAGGACTTCTTGATATTTATACAATAAAAGAGAAAAAAGGAAGGGTAAAAGGACTAAATATAAGCATTGTGGGTGATATAGAACATTCAAGAGTTGCAAGGTCTAACATATGGGGGCTTACAAAATTGGGTGCAAATGTAACAGTGTGTGGACCTTCAACACTTATTCCTTGTGACATACAAAAGATGGGTGTCTGTTTGACAAACTCTCTTGAGCAGGCGGTTCGCAATGCAGATGTTGTGAATATGTTAAGAATACAGACGGAAAGACAAGGTATGGGGCTGTTCCCATCTATAAGAGAGTATCAGAGGTTTTTTGGTCTAGATACTGAAAAACTTCAGAAATGGGCAAAACCTGATATTCTTATAATGCATCCGGGCCCTGTCAATAGAGGAATTGAACTGACATCTGATGTTGTGGATGGAAAGTATTCTGTTATACTTGAACAGGTAACAAACGGTGTTGCGGTAAGGATGGCTGTTCTTTTTCTGATAGCAGGAGTAAGATAA
- a CDS encoding bifunctional pyr operon transcriptional regulator/uracil phosphoribosyltransferase — protein sequence MLEWEYMKIMDEQDIKNRILDISDQIIYKNKDIQKVALVGIKTRGLPFAQRLADVTFKKTEFKIPVGGLDITLYRDDLTLVPKSTVSLYEINRPVVKKTEIDFDTYNKNIILVDDVLFTGRTIKSAMDAIMDFGRPKTIQLAVLIDRGLRELPIQADYMGKKIQTKIGQVIQVKLKEIDGVDEVLLEGE from the coding sequence ATGTTAGAGTGGGAGTATATGAAAATAATGGATGAGCAGGATATAAAAAATAGGATTCTGGATATATCAGACCAGATTATTTATAAAAACAAGGATATTCAAAAAGTTGCTCTTGTTGGTATAAAAACAAGAGGACTCCCTTTTGCCCAAAGGCTTGCCGATGTAACTTTTAAGAAGACAGAATTTAAAATTCCTGTCGGTGGACTTGATATAACGCTTTACAGGGACGACCTTACACTTGTCCCAAAAAGCACGGTTTCGTTATACGAAATAAACCGGCCCGTAGTAAAAAAAACCGAGATAGATTTTGATACATACAACAAAAACATTATACTGGTTGATGATGTTCTTTTTACCGGTAGAACAATAAAAAGCGCTATGGACGCGATTATGGATTTTGGAAGACCCAAAACTATTCAGCTTGCCGTTCTTATAGACAGGGGGTTAAGAGAACTTCCCATACAGGCTGATTATATGGGTAAAAAAATACAAACAAAAATCGGTCAGGTTATTCAGGTAAAACTTAAAGAGATTGATGGTGTTGATGAGGTGTTGCTTGAAGGAGAATAA
- a CDS encoding adenosylhomocysteinase — MRYHIKDIKLAQKGKNRTEWASIDMPVLKMIKERFQKEKPLKGIKIAACLHVTSETANLMQTLKNGGAQTVLCASNPLSTQDDIASTLVKDENIPVFAINGEDNETYYKHIEQALELNPNITMDDGADLVSTIHTKRKDLARHVIGSTEETTTGVIRLKNLQNQNLLLFPIIAINDANTKHLFDNRYGTGQSTIDGILRATNRLLAGCQFVICGYGWCGRGVAMRARGMGANVIITETDPLKALEAVMDGFNVMPSINAAKIGDIFVTVTGNISVLREKHFKVMKDGAILANSGHFNVEIDLDRLSKIAVSKTDVRDMVREYKLKGGKRIFVLGEGRLINLTSAEGHPACVMDMSFANQALAVEYLVKNKNKLEKKVYNVPESTDKIIAQLKLKTMGIECDRLTIEQEKYLISWERGT, encoded by the coding sequence ATGAGATATCATATAAAAGACATTAAACTTGCACAAAAAGGGAAAAACAGAACAGAGTGGGCTTCCATTGATATGCCTGTTCTTAAAATGATAAAAGAGAGATTTCAAAAAGAGAAGCCGCTTAAAGGAATTAAAATTGCAGCCTGCCTTCATGTAACAAGTGAAACTGCAAACCTTATGCAGACGCTTAAAAATGGGGGAGCGCAAACTGTTCTGTGTGCATCAAATCCATTAAGCACACAGGATGATATAGCATCTACACTTGTAAAAGATGAAAACATACCTGTATTTGCAATAAATGGTGAGGACAATGAAACATATTATAAACATATAGAACAGGCACTTGAATTAAATCCGAATATAACAATGGATGATGGTGCAGATTTAGTTAGTACAATACATACAAAAAGAAAAGACCTTGCCAGGCATGTTATAGGAAGCACAGAAGAGACAACGACAGGAGTTATAAGACTAAAGAACCTTCAAAATCAGAACCTACTTTTATTTCCTATTATTGCGATTAACGATGCAAATACAAAACACTTGTTTGACAACAGATACGGAACAGGGCAGTCCACAATAGATGGTATATTAAGAGCAACAAACCGGCTTCTTGCCGGATGTCAGTTTGTCATATGTGGATATGGATGGTGCGGAAGAGGGGTTGCAATGCGCGCCAGGGGAATGGGTGCAAATGTGATTATAACGGAGACTGATCCATTAAAAGCATTAGAGGCGGTTATGGATGGCTTTAATGTTATGCCATCTATAAATGCAGCAAAGATAGGAGATATATTTGTAACCGTTACAGGCAATATAAGTGTTTTAAGAGAAAAACATTTTAAGGTTATGAAGGATGGGGCAATACTTGCTAATTCGGGACATTTTAATGTTGAGATAGACCTTGACAGACTTTCAAAAATTGCTGTTTCAAAAACAGATGTTAGAGATATGGTAAGAGAATACAAACTTAAAGGTGGGAAAAGAATATTTGTCCTCGGAGAAGGAAGACTCATAAACCTTACTTCTGCGGAAGGACATCCTGCTTGTGTTATGGATATGTCATTTGCAAACCAGGCGCTTGCGGTTGAATATCTTGTTAAAAATAAAAACAAACTTGAAAAAAAAGTTTACAATGTTCCGGAATCCACAGACAAAATAATTGCACAATTAAAATTAAAAACTATGGGCATAGAATGCGATAGACTAACCATAGAACAGGAAAAGTATCTTATATCATGGGAGAGGGGAACATAA
- a CDS encoding methionine adenosyltransferase — protein MLKKYLFTSESVTEGHPDKICDKVADAILDAILEKDSDARVACECLTSTGFIMVAGEITTSCYVDIPAIVRNTLKEIGYTNPEYGLDCHDCGVLTSIHEQSKNISVGVTQTKTHEQGAGDQGMMFGFAVKETPHLMPLPITLAHGLTFKMAEVRKKKVIPWMRPDGKSQVTVEYEDDRPKRIDAIVIAAHHDPKVGRKQMVSDIMKKVIKPVCGRWMDKNTRIFINATGIFAIGGPEADSGLTGRKIIVDTYGGMGHHGGGCFSGKDPSKVDRSGSYMARYIAKNVVAAGLAYKCEVQIAYSIGVAKPVSVSVDTFGTGKILDSKIIELIIENFSLTPAGIIEHLKLKRPIYKKTAAYGHFGRNDPDFTWEKTDKADMLKKRAGL, from the coding sequence GTGCTTAAAAAATATTTGTTCACATCAGAGTCTGTAACAGAAGGACATCCGGACAAGATATGCGATAAGGTTGCCGATGCTATTTTAGATGCTATACTTGAAAAAGATTCTGATGCAAGGGTTGCATGTGAATGTCTTACTTCAACAGGTTTTATAATGGTTGCAGGAGAGATTACAACATCCTGTTATGTAGATATTCCTGCGATTGTAAGAAATACATTAAAGGAGATTGGATATACCAATCCGGAATATGGGCTTGATTGTCACGATTGTGGTGTTTTAACAAGTATCCATGAACAGAGTAAAAACATATCAGTAGGTGTTACACAAACAAAGACACATGAGCAAGGAGCCGGGGATCAGGGAATGATGTTTGGTTTCGCAGTAAAAGAAACTCCTCATCTTATGCCGCTTCCCATTACCCTTGCTCATGGACTTACATTTAAGATGGCAGAGGTAAGAAAGAAAAAGGTTATTCCCTGGATGAGACCTGATGGAAAGTCGCAGGTTACAGTAGAATATGAAGATGATAGACCAAAAAGGATAGATGCAATTGTTATTGCAGCCCATCATGACCCCAAGGTCGGTAGGAAACAAATGGTTTCAGATATTATGAAAAAGGTAATAAAGCCTGTCTGCGGCAGATGGATGGATAAGAATACAAGGATATTTATAAATGCCACAGGTATATTTGCAATTGGAGGCCCTGAGGCTGATTCAGGTTTAACAGGAAGAAAAATTATTGTTGATACCTATGGTGGAATGGGCCATCATGGCGGTGGTTGTTTTTCGGGCAAAGATCCTTCAAAGGTTGACAGGTCCGGGAGTTACATGGCACGGTATATTGCCAAAAATGTTGTTGCAGCAGGGCTTGCCTACAAATGCGAGGTGCAGATTGCATATTCTATAGGTGTTGCAAAACCTGTAAGTGTTTCTGTGGATACTTTTGGGACAGGTAAAATTTTGGATAGCAAAATAATTGAACTAATAATTGAAAACTTTTCTCTTACACCCGCTGGAATTATAGAGCACCTTAAATTAAAAAGGCCTATCTATAAAAAGACTGCTGCTTACGGACACTTTGGAAGAAATGATCCCGATTTTACATGGGAAAAAACCGACAAGGCAGATATGTTGAAAAAGCGTGCTGGACTATAA
- a CDS encoding sorbitol-6-phosphate 2-dehydrogenase (Converts D-sorbitol-dphosphate to D-fructose-6-phosphate), whose product MINIDLSGKVSIITGGASGIGKAISGKFLSAGSSVVIVDINGDVAEKTITDFKNTINGCKVMFVQCDVGNKKSIDDMVNTIFEKHKRIDILVNNAGILIPRLLVDPAGKEDATEAIWDKTVLINQKGAFFCAQGVARIMIKQKKGVIINVSSESGLEGSQGQSMYAATKAALYSYTRSWAKELGKYNIRVAGVTPGILEATALRTPEYERALAYTRGISVEELRKSYEKVSIPLGRVGKLEEVADTVCFLASDLAGYIAGTCINISGGKTRA is encoded by the coding sequence ATGATAAATATAGATTTAAGTGGCAAAGTTTCTATTATAACCGGTGGAGCATCTGGCATAGGAAAGGCAATATCAGGAAAATTTCTTTCTGCCGGCTCCTCTGTTGTTATTGTTGATATAAACGGGGATGTTGCGGAAAAAACCATAACTGATTTTAAGAATACAATAAATGGTTGCAAGGTTATGTTTGTGCAGTGCGATGTGGGCAACAAGAAAAGTATAGACGATATGGTGAACACCATATTTGAGAAACATAAAAGGATAGACATACTTGTAAATAATGCAGGGATACTTATACCCAGGCTTCTTGTTGATCCTGCCGGAAAAGAAGATGCAACGGAAGCCATATGGGATAAAACAGTTTTAATAAACCAGAAGGGTGCATTTTTCTGTGCGCAAGGGGTTGCAAGGATTATGATAAAACAAAAAAAAGGCGTCATAATAAATGTTTCTTCCGAAAGCGGGCTTGAAGGTTCACAGGGGCAGAGTATGTATGCGGCAACAAAGGCTGCCCTTTATTCGTATACGAGGTCGTGGGCAAAAGAACTTGGGAAATATAATATAAGGGTTGCAGGTGTAACACCTGGCATATTAGAGGCAACAGCCTTAAGAACACCTGAGTATGAAAGGGCCCTTGCATATACAAGAGGCATAAGCGTAGAAGAATTAAGAAAATCTTATGAGAAAGTTTCTATTCCGCTTGGAAGGGTTGGAAAACTTGAAGAAGTGGCAGATACGGTCTGTTTTCTTGCATCAGACCTTGCAGGTTATATTGCAGGAACCTGTATAAATATTTCCGGCGGAAAAACAAGGGCATAA
- a CDS encoding anaerobic ribonucleoside-triphosphate reductase activating protein: MMPKIKGFLPVSLIEWKGKICSVVFLGGCNLRCPFCHSSALVTNPESQPEVKWESIERYLKEKKGWIDAVVVSGGEPTTDKGLPLLLKNIKQMNLKTKIFTNGTDPDIIRYLIDSGLADSFSIDIKAPLNSEKYRVATGGDVSVDNIVKSVKIIIENNIDSDFRTTLVPTIFDGEDFKGFARELFYLGIKKIILQQFVPRDTLDPTYLNIKPYSQDFIKEIVQDICFYIKDVEIS, from the coding sequence ATGATGCCAAAGATAAAGGGATTTTTACCCGTAAGTTTAATTGAATGGAAAGGAAAAATATGTTCTGTTGTATTTTTGGGAGGGTGTAATTTAAGATGTCCTTTCTGCCATTCGAGTGCTCTTGTGACCAATCCTGAAAGCCAGCCTGAAGTAAAATGGGAAAGCATAGAAAGATATTTAAAAGAGAAAAAGGGATGGATCGATGCGGTCGTCGTATCGGGAGGGGAGCCTACCACAGATAAAGGATTACCCCTTCTTTTAAAAAATATAAAACAGATGAATCTAAAAACAAAGATATTCACAAACGGAACAGATCCCGATATAATAAGGTATCTTATTGATTCAGGTCTTGCTGATTCGTTTTCAATAGATATAAAAGCTCCTTTGAATTCTGAAAAATATAGGGTTGCAACAGGTGGGGATGTTTCAGTAGATAATATTGTTAAGTCCGTAAAGATTATCATAGAAAACAACATAGACTCGGATTTTAGAACAACCCTTGTTCCGACAATATTTGACGGAGAAGACTTCAAAGGTTTTGCCAGGGAACTATTTTATCTCGGTATAAAAAAGATTATCCTTCAACAGTTTGTTCCAAGGGACACACTTGATCCAACATATCTTAATATAAAACCTTACAGTCAAGATTTTATAAAAGAAATTGTTCAGGATATATGTTTTTATATAAAAGATGTTGAGATTTCCTGA
- a CDS encoding ferredoxin-NADP reductase: MNKIVERKRLNEVTVQMVIEAPRIVQGAKPGQFIIIKIQEKGERFPLTIAGTNLEKGTITIIFQEVGKSTKWLGSLQQGEYIEDIAGPLGTPTHIEKFGTSVCVGGGVGVAEVYPIAVALKTAGNRVISIIGFRTKNLAVLEQQMHFTSDMLKITTDDGSYGKKGLVTDILKQVIQKEKIDIIFAVGPIPMMQAVSETTRVLGIKTIVSLNSIMVDGTGMCGSCRVSVGGKTLFTCVDGPDFDAHLVDFKELSTRQSRFVEKEKHSCNIFKVSE; this comes from the coding sequence ATGAATAAAATAGTAGAAAGAAAAAGATTAAATGAAGTGACAGTTCAGATGGTTATAGAAGCACCGAGGATTGTACAGGGAGCAAAACCAGGTCAGTTTATAATAATTAAAATACAAGAAAAAGGAGAAAGATTTCCGCTTACAATTGCCGGAACAAATCTTGAAAAAGGAACAATAACAATTATATTTCAAGAAGTAGGAAAAAGCACTAAATGGCTCGGCAGTCTTCAGCAAGGAGAATATATAGAAGATATTGCAGGTCCTCTGGGGACACCAACGCATATTGAAAAGTTTGGGACCTCTGTTTGTGTAGGAGGAGGGGTTGGTGTTGCAGAGGTTTATCCCATAGCGGTTGCACTTAAAACAGCAGGCAACAGGGTTATATCAATCATTGGTTTCAGGACAAAAAATCTTGCAGTACTTGAACAGCAGATGCACTTTACAAGTGATATGCTTAAGATTACAACCGACGACGGTTCTTACGGTAAAAAAGGACTTGTAACAGATATTTTAAAACAAGTTATACAAAAAGAAAAAATTGATATAATTTTTGCAGTAGGACCAATACCAATGATGCAGGCTGTGTCTGAAACCACAAGAGTATTGGGTATAAAAACCATAGTGTCCTTAAATTCAATAATGGTGGACGGAACAGGTATGTGCGGTTCTTGCAGGGTAAGTGTGGGAGGTAAAACACTTTTTACCTGCGTGGATGGCCCGGATTTTGATGCTCACCTGGTTGATTTTAAAGAACTTTCCACCAGACAATCAAGGTTTGTAGAAAAAGAAAAACATTCCTGTAATATTTTCAAGGTAAGTGAATAG
- a CDS encoding metallophosphoesterase, giving the protein MKVLCVGDIVGEPGRKAFKAGLKIIKQSKPLDVIIANAENAAGGAGITEETAQEIFQSGADIITTGDHIWDQKQMISVIGTIKNFLRPVNYPLFTPGVGSVIIEKHNLKIGVLQLQGRVFMKPLENPFSFAEKIVGQLRKETNIICVDVHAEATSEKLALAYFLKGKVSVIFGTHTHIPTADERIFPEGTAYITDIGMTGPLNSILGRKPEQIIERFIKQVPVKCEVAKGDMQIQGIIADINEKTGKAFSIERVHLIIQV; this is encoded by the coding sequence ATGAAGGTGCTTTGCGTAGGAGATATTGTTGGTGAACCGGGAAGAAAAGCATTTAAGGCAGGACTTAAGATAATTAAACAATCAAAACCTCTGGATGTTATAATTGCAAATGCAGAAAATGCAGCAGGAGGGGCAGGCATAACCGAAGAAACTGCACAGGAAATTTTTCAAAGTGGCGCGGATATTATCACAACAGGTGACCATATATGGGACCAAAAACAGATGATATCTGTGATAGGTACAATAAAAAATTTTTTAAGACCTGTAAATTATCCTCTCTTTACCCCGGGTGTTGGAAGTGTAATTATTGAAAAACACAACCTCAAAATAGGGGTTTTACAGCTACAGGGAAGGGTCTTTATGAAACCTCTTGAAAACCCTTTTAGCTTTGCCGAAAAGATAGTAGGGCAGTTAAGAAAAGAAACAAATATCATATGTGTAGATGTGCACGCGGAGGCAACGTCTGAAAAACTTGCCCTCGCATATTTTCTTAAAGGGAAAGTAAGTGTAATATTTGGCACACATACACACATACCGACCGCAGATGAAAGAATATTCCCAGAAGGCACAGCATATATAACGGATATAGGTATGACAGGCCCTTTGAATTCAATACTTGGAAGAAAACCTGAACAGATAATAGAAAGATTTATTAAACAGGTGCCTGTAAAGTGTGAGGTTGCAAAAGGTGATATGCAGATTCAGGGTATAATAGCAGATATAAATGAAAAAACTGGAAAGGCATTTTCAATAGAAAGAGTCCATTTAATAATACAGGTATGA
- a CDS encoding ribonuclease Y has product MENISLFLIIAFVIGISIGVIFTATIFLGFKKKSYREAKQILEDAKKNVQDKIKNAQIEAKEILYRSRSDFEKEIKERRQDILSLEKRLIQREENLERKVDILEKKESNVQTREREIADKEKNIRVHSNELLNLIQEEKCKLQSISGMNSEQAKRLLLERMKDEAQQEASLIIKRIENEAKENAEKNAKEIISLAIQRCAADHTAGATVTVVNLSNDDMKGRIIGREGRNIRALEELTGVELIIDDTPGSVTLSSFDPVRREVARISLECLMADGRIHPGRIEDVVEKVKKEVDNTICEEGERAIFEVGVHNLHPELVKLIGRLKYRTSYGQNVLQHSKETTFLMGVLASELKADFSLARRIGILHDIGKALDHNTEGTHANIGADIARKYGESAEVAQAIESHHEEIEPKGLYAALVQAADAISASRPGARRETVEAYLKRIKKLEEIANVFKGVQNTFAIHAGREIRVIVIPEKISDADVFILAKDIRKKIEAELGYPGQIKVVVIRELRAVEIAK; this is encoded by the coding sequence ATGGAGAACATTTCTTTGTTTTTAATAATTGCATTTGTTATAGGTATATCCATAGGTGTAATTTTTACGGCAACTATATTTTTAGGTTTTAAGAAAAAATCTTATAGAGAAGCAAAACAGATACTTGAAGATGCAAAAAAAAATGTACAGGATAAAATAAAAAATGCACAGATAGAAGCAAAAGAAATATTGTACCGCTCAAGGTCAGATTTTGAAAAAGAAATAAAAGAAAGACGACAGGACATATTAAGCCTTGAAAAAAGGCTCATACAAAGAGAGGAAAATCTTGAAAGAAAGGTTGATATCTTAGAGAAAAAAGAAAGCAATGTTCAGACAAGAGAAAGAGAAATTGCGGATAAGGAAAAAAACATCCGGGTACATTCTAATGAATTGTTAAATCTTATTCAGGAAGAAAAATGCAAACTACAGTCTATATCAGGCATGAACTCCGAACAGGCAAAAAGACTTCTTCTTGAAAGAATGAAGGATGAGGCACAGCAGGAGGCGAGCCTTATTATAAAAAGGATTGAAAATGAGGCGAAAGAAAATGCAGAAAAAAATGCAAAAGAAATCATAAGCCTTGCAATACAGAGGTGTGCAGCAGACCATACAGCGGGTGCAACCGTTACAGTGGTTAATCTTTCCAATGATGATATGAAAGGACGGATTATCGGAAGAGAGGGAAGGAACATAAGGGCGCTTGAAGAACTCACGGGTGTTGAACTTATTATTGATGATACGCCCGGCTCTGTAACTCTGTCATCTTTTGATCCTGTAAGGCGGGAGGTTGCAAGAATTTCATTAGAGTGTCTTATGGCAGATGGCAGGATTCATCCAGGAAGGATTGAAGATGTAGTTGAAAAAGTAAAAAAAGAGGTTGACAATACAATCTGTGAAGAAGGTGAAAGGGCGATATTTGAAGTTGGGGTACATAATCTTCATCCAGAGCTGGTAAAACTTATTGGCAGATTAAAGTACAGGACAAGTTATGGACAAAATGTTCTCCAACATTCAAAAGAAACAACGTTTTTGATGGGTGTTCTTGCGAGCGAATTAAAAGCGGATTTTTCTCTTGCAAGAAGAATAGGAATACTCCACGATATCGGAAAGGCATTAGACCACAATACCGAAGGCACGCATGCTAATATAGGAGCGGATATTGCAAGAAAGTATGGGGAATCAGCAGAGGTTGCACAGGCAATAGAATCCCATCACGAAGAAATTGAACCTAAGGGACTTTATGCTGCTCTTGTACAGGCTGCTGATGCAATAAGTGCTTCCCGCCCTGGCGCAAGAAGAGAAACAGTAGAAGCATACTTAAAAAGAATAAAGAAATTGGAAGAGATTGCAAATGTGTTTAAGGGTGTCCAGAACACATTTGCAATACATGCGGGTCGTGAGATAAGGGTTATAGTTATACCTGAAAAGATAAGTGATGCAGATGTGTTTATACTTGCAAAAGATATAAGAAAGAAGATAGAGGCTGAACTTGGGTATCCTGGTCAAATTAAGGTTGTTGTTATAAGAGAATTAAGAGCAGTGGAGATTGCAAAATGA